A window of the Gammaproteobacteria bacterium genome harbors these coding sequences:
- a CDS encoding efflux RND transporter periplasmic adaptor subunit, producing MNIVTRNLALLFVLASSFMLLACSSESEPGSASNGQETFQEHATKHLDPTYVCPMHPEVTSDQPGNCPICGMELVPRSQQEMSSEGEREILYYRHPHDPEIISETPAQDAMGMDFIPVHAGGNGSVRVSAGMVQNLGVRTAKVERDKLWRRIDTVGHIDYNEALLRHIHPRVAGWIQELAVRSEGERVQQGDVLFRFYSPDLVNAQEEFITSLASGNRRLQRFSRERLLAMDVSKRDIDRIAETRQVINPLPYYATRDEVVADLLVREGMYVTPSMEIMALADLSTVWLVADVFAAQADWVAAGQPVEATLAYKPGEVLEGEVDFVSPVLDPKTRTVQARLKFDNPGEVLKPNMFANVTIFGGPKEDILVIPREALIRTGRESRVVLRQENGSFTTRVVVPGLESGEFVEIRAGLVAGQHVVTSGQFLIDSEASLNASLERLQGNGDSSHEDVPMPADEPEDRPGEER from the coding sequence ATGAATATCGTGACCAGAAACCTCGCCTTGCTGTTCGTCCTTGCCAGCAGCTTCATGCTGCTTGCCTGTAGCTCGGAAAGCGAGCCTGGAAGCGCTTCGAACGGGCAGGAAACGTTCCAGGAGCATGCGACAAAACACCTGGATCCGACCTATGTGTGCCCCATGCATCCGGAGGTCACCAGCGACCAACCTGGCAACTGCCCGATCTGCGGCATGGAACTGGTGCCGCGTTCGCAGCAGGAGATGTCGAGCGAGGGCGAGCGCGAGATCCTCTACTACCGTCATCCACATGATCCGGAAATCATTTCCGAGACACCGGCGCAGGACGCGATGGGCATGGACTTCATTCCCGTGCATGCCGGTGGCAATGGCAGCGTGAGGGTCTCGGCCGGCATGGTGCAGAACCTCGGCGTTCGCACGGCGAAGGTCGAACGCGACAAGCTGTGGCGGCGTATCGATACCGTCGGCCACATCGATTACAACGAGGCCTTGTTGCGCCACATCCATCCGCGCGTTGCCGGGTGGATTCAGGAACTGGCGGTTCGTTCGGAAGGCGAACGCGTGCAGCAGGGAGACGTGCTGTTCCGTTTCTATTCGCCAGACCTGGTGAATGCGCAGGAGGAGTTCATCACCAGCCTGGCCAGTGGCAACCGACGCCTGCAGCGTTTCTCCCGCGAACGCTTGCTGGCGATGGACGTGTCGAAACGGGATATCGATCGCATTGCAGAGACCCGGCAGGTGATCAATCCGCTGCCGTACTACGCGACCCGTGACGAGGTGGTCGCCGACCTGTTGGTGCGCGAGGGCATGTACGTCACGCCGTCGATGGAAATCATGGCACTGGCCGACCTTTCGACGGTATGGCTTGTTGCCGATGTCTTTGCCGCGCAGGCGGACTGGGTCGCGGCGGGCCAGCCGGTCGAGGCGACCCTGGCCTACAAGCCGGGCGAAGTGCTGGAGGGTGAGGTCGATTTCGTTTCGCCGGTGCTGGACCCGAAGACCCGCACGGTCCAGGCGCGCCTGAAGTTCGACAACCCGGGTGAAGTGCTGAAGCCGAACATGTTTGCCAACGTGACCATCTTCGGCGGGCCGAAGGAAGACATTCTTGTCATACCCCGTGAGGCCTTGATCAGGACAGGTCGGGAGTCGCGGGTCGTGTTGCGGCAGGAAAATGGCAGCTTCACGACCCGCGTGGTGGTGCCTGGTCTCGAGAGTGGCGAGTTTGTCGAGATTCGCGCCGGCCTGGTAGCCGGCCAGCACGTGGTGACGTCGGGCCAGTTCCTGATCGATTCGGAAGCCAGCCTGAACGCCAGCCTCGAACGCCTGCAAGGCAATGGCGATTCCAGCCACGAGGACGTGCCCATGCCAGCTGATGAGCCGGAAGACCGTCCGGGAGAGGAGCGATGA